Genomic window (Synechococcales cyanobacterium T60_A2020_003):
CCGATTGGGGCATGGGGCCCTGTCCGCCGTAGTTAAAGTAACGTTTGTTTGCAAGGGCAGGAAACTGCTGACGATGCTGAAGAATGGTCTGGAGGTCAAGACTCATGAGATTGATCGAGTGGAACTGGGCGATCGCATTGTATCAGTGTCACAGCTTGGTTCCCTAACGGGAAAAATCCTGAGCTATTGTGGAGAACATAGCGTCACGTCTGGGAAGTTCCTATGAAACGTCTGCTGCTCAGTTTCTTGTTTGTGACAGGACTACTCTTTGCGCTGGTTGGGTTGCCAGGACTCAAGCCCCAAGGGGAGTACGCCTCGCTGATTATTGACTTTCGGGATAATCTGTCGCCCACGGAATTATCCACCCAGTTGCAAACCCTGACCCAGCAGTACGGTTCACTCCACCTCAATAGTGCCTTTTCCGACGCCGAG
Coding sequences:
- a CDS encoding peptidase S8, translated to MKRLLLSFLFVTGLLFALVGLPGLKPQGEYASLIIDFRDNLSPTELSTQLQTLTQQYGSLHLNSAFSDAE